From the genome of Solanum stenotomum isolate F172 chromosome 5, ASM1918654v1, whole genome shotgun sequence:
gtaTTATATGAGTTTGCAATCGAATAATACAGGAAACATTGTTTCTATGATCATATCTATTTTTTCATGtcttgtcaatttttttttttgctcattTAGTAGAATTATTGGATGTTCACTCATGTGAAAATATTATCGAGAAGAAAATAACAATGACATGAATGATTAAGAAAATTGAGATTCTAATTATCAATCAACTCAATTATAAGATTACTAACTTATAGTATTTGAAATCACTTTCGTTTGTTATCgttttatttacatatattctCGTGGTTAACAAAGCATTTCGTATTTGTTAAGTAAGTCCATCTAGTATTTTTTTGTTAGGCCTATTATTTTACGATTTCAAATtcttatagttaaaaaaaaaaaaactcaaatttaaactctattaataataagaaaaaggttttttttttcctagtGATGGCATGATATTTTAGACTAGAAATTAACAAAATTGCTCAATTTTAGAGGGTCTTGAGtcaaatttgacttttttttttctaatttaacaTGTTTTTGGTCAATTATGGTGGCTTGGTGATGAAAACAAaccacaatatttttaaaaaaatagagtcAACTGCAGCTAGCTAAGCACATGCCGTATATTTTGAATCATATTAGTTGTCATATTTTATGAGAATTAGTTTAACTGAATTTCGAAATTACattgaatttatttaatatattattttaaaattatataaatgtcAACAAGGAAATTAAAGTATATCATTAAATATATATCTAAAATTGAGAGAGGTTGGTGAACCTAGACATGATATGGTAAGAAGGTTTGCTTAtattatgttgttaattgaCTTTAAAGGTTTTAGcagattattttttctattacacgtttcttaattaattataaataaaaagatgagGAAAGGGAGTTGTTCATATGGTAAGAATCATTcactttcaagtttcaattcaaaaatagtAAATTCGAGttatcaaaaaagtaaaaagaataaGAGCTCACTCCTACGTACGGGAGAGTAAGTACAACTTAAGTACGACTTTAAGTTAGTGGCTtcgaaagaaaaaataaatactgGATTTAATTGATTTCCACATGCTCTTTGTTGTCCTTTGAAGACTTCAACAACCAATTTTACTTGAAACCAGcttctttttctcaattatgCACCTTTTGTGCTGCTGTctactttaatatttttgggTACTCACGTTTAGCATATGCTTTATCAAGTTAACATGTGGAGGAACTTTAAGACTCTTTTGGTATTAGactattattaatattttatttgtaagatTGATAAATATATGTAACCAATTAAGTCTAATTGAATAGCTTTTAGTTTAAGTTCAATATGTGTGGTGAGAGATTAGTTAAATATGTATAAAGATTAATTTACTAATACCTAAAACTCATAAAATTTGAATCTCAACTCCATTTATATAAGAGTAAACGTTAGATTCGAACCTAACATTTTGCAGAAGGATAATTTctcaataaatatatttgaacaactTTTTAAAAGAGGAATAAATTCTAAAcgattttctttaattttttttttatgtaaatcaACCAAATGATAAAGAACAACCCAAACCAAATGAAAATTTGATCTTATATATGGAGTTTGAAGATGGATtagattcatttttttgttgttgataaaTTCCTATTTTAAATCCAATAAAATTTAACGTCCACGACATTCAGGTTAAATACTTTGAAGAAATTGGGAGGAGGAAAAGTAGCATCGCAAGTTTGAAGTTCGTTAACATTGACtataagttaaatatttttgaaaaaaaggacATATAAACATGTCATATTGAGCTAAGCCTGGACTTGGCCCAACTGATTCATTGGACTTAGTTCTTGGCCCAGTTCCTAACTAGCTCATTGGTCTTGGGCCCATAAATCACAAAGCCCATCCAAAGAAACAAACAATATAGTCTTTTTCTCACTAACTTTCacctttttcatttcttttcgtATCCTCGACCATCgtaaacaacctctctattctTATAAATTAAGAGTAAAATTGGTATATGTTCTATTTTCATCAAAACTCACTTATGATATTATActagatatattattattgtttctttAACTCTCATCACCATGAATTCCTTAGTCTGATATTTTTGAtgattcttttatttctttagctttctttcttcctcaaatcGAAAATAAAGTGAACATATGACACTCAACTTTACAAAGCATTTAGCAATTGtgatattaaaaacaaaaaaattcaaacaatttaTTCCCATAAGTTTTTTTTGATACAATGATCACACCATAATAACAAGAATTTTTGTACAATCTCATACTTTTCTTTTGCTAACAATATAATTAGATCTCTCAATAACATCTATTCTTTATAACAATGTACAAAACTTCATATCACGAtatatcttaaaaaaaataatatttagataAACAATGCCGTTATAGAAAGGTTTAACTATCCTCGACCTAAATTATTCATTCATTTGGAATTTCTATGAATATTTAGGTGAATGGGTGGGTGGGCATACCGACCTACTCATCCATGTGCACGACGCGGATTACAGGGGATTTTAGCTAAACAATGGGTCCCACTAAACTATTCATTTGAATACATCATCATAACTACTCCAATAATTCTCCACCGTCTGATCAAAACACTCTCATCAATCAACCGTTCATTATAATACAATATTGGGCCCACACACAATTATGAAAAGGATCAATCACCGTTAAATGGTCCCTACAAGAAGTTTCACATCAAGTCAATTACTAACACCTGTATACACACTTTTTTTTACCGGCTGCTTGTTTTGTCTGCTTGTTTGTAGTCGGTAGATTAATACGAttcgagagaaaaatattaaaaatatctctAAACTTGATGTAAATTGTTAGTTTTGTCTCTAAACTATTGATAGttataaaaatattctttaaactCTTGTACGAGGCTACGAGCGTAATactcttaataaaaattgaaaacacCTTGAACTTTGACGATGTATTTCACCCATATATCAAGATGAAGATGTATTAAAGTTCAGTTAattaactagaaagaagtttttgtttgaatttgcCAAATTTAGGAGGATTTTCTATAGTTTTCTCAAATGACAAGAATTGATGGGTAATATATATCACTCAAAATTACGCAATAGATTACTTCTTTCTTAATTAGAGATTTCAAGTTTGAGtttggatatgaaaaaaatcCTAATAGAAAGGTTTCGCCTAAATGAGGCTCTACGAGGCGTAAATCCAAATTAGTTGAGCTCCAATACGAAttcgaaacaaaaaaaaagatggtATATTTACTAGTTGGGAAATTAACCGGTTTATGGAAAATTGACCGGAGGTGCCGGTTTGCTATTACTAATATCTATTTGGCTATAAAAGAATATCTGGAATTCTTTAATTAGAATTATTTAAGTATTCTCGAAGGTCAATCAGTGGACTGGTTCGGTCTATCTAACCTCAAGTTCGGTTCCAAACCTAATAGGCTCGGTATTCCTGCTTATAAATACAAGACCTCAAGTGCAGATAAGATTTCATACGTGTACGAGATCGTCTCTGTAGCTGAAGAACAAAAAATCTGTTAAAAGGTACTGTAAATTCGCCATTAAAGCTTCTTTCAAGCTTTCAAGTATTTTTCTCGCTTCTAATTTGTCGATCTGTTGAATCatatctagtttttttttttttttttaaacattttttaatggatatcttgttagcttttgttttGATGAATTATATATGCTGATGGATGAATATGTTTGAAAATTGTGATTAATTGTGATATGTGTTGTTTGTTGAGTAGTTTTAGATTGATTTCTGAAGTCAATTTGAGTCAATATCGTGTACTTTTTTGTTGATGAAATAGTGAAGACTATGGTTTTGAGTAGATCTGGGAAGGATCGATGTGTTTTTCGAGAAAGCGAGGTTAATTATTGTTAGTTTATCTGAAAGATTGATGGAGGAGCATGTTTGGCTATGGAAATATGAGATTTTTGAGTTGTATGAGTTAGGGTTTGGAGTAGCGAGTTGAAATTGCAGTAGAAGAAGGCTATTAATTGTGGTATGAGgttatgttgcttggactcttcaaaaatgttgatGGCTGCGTGTCTGATCGTTCAGATCCAACACGATGTGCcatcatttttggagagtccgagcaacataggtatGAGGTGTTTACCTCATGTCTGTAGCGCTATGGTTTTGACTGTGTAGTAACAGGTGCTAGATAGAATCATTGCTGAGAGATTAGAAAGGATATTGTTGAAGTTTGGTTAGAGCTTTATCCGTGTGAGACCTGATAATTCGGGTTTTCTAAATCGTATATTCCTTGAGAATGCTaattttccttttctgtagtgtTCAGTTACCATACTTCGATAAATTTGCTCATGAATTTGGTTTATTAGGCCAGGAAAAACTTCTACTTTAGTTCTGTGGGTGATTTTaatattgaagttgaaacttGACGTACTAAATAGGGTCATATTTGGTATGTCATGCACTAACGTGTTTTTTGTTTCATCGAACAACTTCAGGCATCAAATTTGAAAAAGCAATATGGCACTAGTttctggaggaagatcaacatTGAATCCAAATGCGCCTCTCTTTGTTCCTTCATTCGTGCGCCAGGTAGAGGATTTTTCACCAGAATGGTGGAATTTGGTGACAACTTCAACATGGTTCCATGACTATTGGATGAGCCAGAACCAGGGAGAGGAATATGGTGCTGGTAATGATGTTGCTGATTTGCTTCCTGAAAATATTGATCTCAATGTTGATGAGGACATCTTGAACATGGAAGCTCAGTTTGAGGAATTTCTTCATTCTTCCGAAAATGGGCAACAAGGAATCAAGTCATCTCTCTATGGTGTCAATGCGATGCCACAATATGGTATGCACAATCCGTCTCTGTCTTGTAATTAACCTACAGTTAGCACAAAGATAATGTTTGGTTTGCATGGTTTACTGAAGTTTTAGTGCAGAACCTGTCTGGAAAAACCGAAAAAAGTGAGGAACCTTTAGTCGATTAGATCTTTATACTATAAACTCTACAAGTCTGGGGATGAATCCCTGCCGGTGTCGGAATTTGTGTGAGCATGTTGAAACAAGAAGGGAAAATTCCTACATGCTTGGGTCTTAGTTGTGATTATTTTTGATGTTCACTATGGTTATTACTGTTTTTCTTAAATGATGATTTCCTTATAAACTCTACCCACTTGATGAACAGGTTTACCATCTGATGCACTGATAAGAACATTGAGTTCACCAAGATCCCCCATTGGGCCACCCAAATACTTTGAGAAGGCATCCAAGATCGTGAGCCCGAGGAACAGTTTCCGCAGCATCCAGCAGCCTCGTTGAATACCCAGTCTCTTGGTTTACTTTCAGGAAGTCAGTTGTTAGTTTGCAGCAGTTTAGAAAGTCTCTTTAAGTTTTAGTTTCATGTAAACCTTTGTATAGAGCAAGGTAGGTGGCACTCTTGTATCTAGCCTTGTTCATAGTTTGATATCCTTTCTTTAGCTTAACTTCTTGTAAACAACAGAACtgtaaaagtgaaaaaaatttgtaaaaaccAGTTGaacaaaagtgaaaaaaaggAGCAGCTTTTAAGTTTCATTTCTCCAAATAGCAATGGTGTGAATTATGGTGGGTCATTTAGTTTGCTCCTAACCTTCCTCTACTTCTTTTTTTCCATAACATAAATTTGGACCTAAGATTTTACTCTTGTGTAGCATAATTGTGCTATTTGCAAGTAGTATGGAGTCAGAAACTTTGATGAAGGGTGTGTTCCAATATAATTTTTCAGTGTAGGGTGTGCGTTGGATCAACCTTTGCCTTTAAGTGGCTTTACCCATGTTTGCAAGAACGTGTCCCTCACATCCTTTATGATCCCGGCATATGGTCCGGATATAAAGgcaaattcaagatttaaactCGTAGCCATTCATAATAAtgttattttgttaaatgttgaCATGAATGGCCAAAAATTAGTGGAATATGATGCTTTATCCTGCCTATATATTCGTTTAAAAGATGCATTACTTGTGTGGCCAAGTTATCAGCAtcataaaagtagaaaaaagaTGGCACTAGAAAAAGTAGTATGTTTTCATGCAAACGGTCAATTCCATTCCTAATCATAATGACATATTCCCCCTTCAATTCGCAAGAAAGTAAAAAcgacttttaaattaaaaatatatagaaggtacgaaaatactttttaatctTAAGTATATAacaagataaacaaattaaaacggtGAGGGTATAATAAAAGATGGAAAGCTGGGTTAGTGTTTGATACAGTATGATTAAGCCACTTGTGTGCTGGACCCAAGAGCTAGTGGACAATTTTAAAATTGGCAATTTGGGTCTGAATTCAGTGTATTAAAACAGGATGAGAAAGGGACATATATTAGGATTTGATTAGTGGAATTTGTATGCTAGTGTTTACAAAccaattttaaatgatttacaCCTTAATTATTTGGTTCCCTATAGTGGCATGGTAATTAAAACATGATCAATGGAGTATTAGAATAAGTAAGTTTATATCTTTTCTCAAAAGTATTTCATGGGTAGAATACAGACCTTAATATTTGTGtttaaaaaatctaaacaaATTATTAGTCGGTCATGATGTAGCtagaatttttattaaaatgattgagtacaaaatttgaatatatatctATGTTTATCTAAGCGTATCttcgaaataatttttttttttttttatgacatgGGAAACCTgtagccgctaccctttgggtgcgcacaggatAAAACCCCCTTCCAACATGGAAGttccaagcccaaaccactgggccaacCCGaaaggtctttttttttttttattattattattattattatttctcaaGTCTAATTCTGATAGTAAAGatattaatttaataacttGAAAGTGTAATTTCAAGATTTACCTATTTGAAAGTAAAtgagtaaatttatttattttctttctatattttgatacaatattttaaagatagTGATTTGAAAAGTGTAAATTTAATTATGAGATTTATTATTAAAAGATAACACTACAAAATATGCAAAATAAAACACACAAAGATATTTGTACTCATTTTCGATATTCAGAAGCCCGGAAAACTTCCAATCAAAACTATTATTCAGATTCCGGCGGCTTTCCGGCTGTTGCCGACCATAAACCAGTCGTCGTAAAACCCAGCTCCGGTAAGTGCTTAAGCTTTTTCCTTTTGTTATGATTTATTATTACTAATTTTTCTTGAGCTAATTTAATGTTATTCTAAACTAATTTGGGTCTCTGAAATcatttaattgttcaaaaacaAGTTTGGGGTTTGAAATATTCAATTGATTTTGATATATAAGCATGTAAAGGTAGAATCTTTATGACTGCATAATAAGAATTTGATGTAGAGCAGCAAAAAAGGAATTTTCTGTTAGATGTACTGGTTAAAATTTAAGGACCAAACAGACgttatggatttttttttccagaatgtACTATTGCTAGAGTTTGGTTGAGCAGAGGGTCTGTCGAAAATAGTCTCTCTACTTCTTATAGGTTGGTGGggttagtatttttttatctacatatagtagatgtcgaatcACCTTTAGctagttcgtgtgtttacttcttcagTGTTTGAAACCCCTAAGTGaaaatcctggctccgccactttgcaggattacactgggtatgttgttgtaatatTGTTGGAGATAACTAGTAGGATCTCATGAGTGGACCAATTATTTGCAAGACTTCATCTATTTCAACTTCATGAAGGCAAAGCTGTTGAAAGATGTTTAAAAAAccatatttttttggttaattggATAGATATATGTACTCGACAAAGTTTACAAGTTAAGGGTAGCGCTAGAGATCCTTGATAGTTCATTGATGTAAACCAAATTAGTCTTTTGAAAGTAGTTCCTAGAATGTCTACACATATTGCGTCATTTGCAAACACCGAAGGAACTACCAAAATACTTAGCTTATCAAAAAGTTTCTTCTTTGCTCCTCCTTAGCAAGAAGGTCTGCTAACCTATTTTGCTCTCCGTAGTTATGCTTGATGTCTGTATTACTCAGTCTTTGCATCAATAACCTGCGTTCAGAAGTAATAGAAGAGTGAGGAATGTGTCCTTGTTTAATCATTTTGTTACCTCCATAGGATCAAATTGCTAGGACTTAATTGATCACATGACCTGCTttagtttgcaatatttatgaggaattttttttgtataaccATCTGGTATCCGGTTCGTGCCCCTGTGAATGAAGAATCCCCTGTAACGACTTCTTTTATGAGTATCCGATGACAGGTCACATGGACATGCCAAAAGGAGACAAACTTGTGCTGAGGGGTTTAAAGTTTCATGGATACCATGGGGTGAAGCAAGAGGAAAGGAAGCTTGGTCAGAAGTTCCTGGTAGATGTTGATGCTTGGATGGATCTTCGACCTGCTGGTGAATCTGACTGCTTGTCCGATACTCTAAGTTATACTGATATATACCGGTGAGTGATGCTTTCGAGTTTGTTCATTTTGCATTTTTGATAGTTGAGATGAACGAACAGAAAGAACTTTATTTCATAGCTTAAT
Proteins encoded in this window:
- the LOC125864678 gene encoding protein EARLY RESPONSIVE TO DEHYDRATION 15-like — encoded protein: MALVSGGRSTLNPNAPLFVPSFVRQVEDFSPEWWNLVTTSTWFHDYWMSQNQGEEYGAGNDVADLLPENIDLNVDEDILNMEAQFEEFLHSSENGQQGIKSSLYGVNAMPQYGLPSDALIRTLSSPRSPIGPPKYFEKASKIVSPRNSFRSIQQPR
- the LOC125864676 gene encoding dihydroneopterin aldolase 2-like, encoding MQNKTHKDICTHFRYSEARKTSNQNYYSDSGGFPAVADHKPVVVKPSSGHMDMPKGDKLVLRGLKFHGYHGVKQEERKLGQKFLVDVDAWMDLRPAGESDCLSDTLSYTDIYRIVKEVMEGSPKNLLESVAQLIASTTLTKYPQVSAVRVQVGKPHVAVQGPVDYLGVEIIRYRDLGVQN